From a region of the Nothobranchius furzeri strain GRZ-AD chromosome 12, NfurGRZ-RIMD1, whole genome shotgun sequence genome:
- the traf7 gene encoding E3 ubiquitin-protein ligase TRAF7 isoform X2 — MSSSKTPRYNQYSGGGAASATSSTIPSGPPTPPADSGSGGRMEAAFGPTFSAVVTGAKAEGAGTYKQHRRTPSSSSTLTYSPRDDDDGMPPIGTPRRSDSAISIRSLHSESNMSLRSTFSLHEEEEDMEPQVFAEQPSVKLCCQLCCNVFKDPVITTCGHTFCRRCALTSDKCPVDAAKLTVVVNNIAVAEQIGELFIHCKYGCRATSSGTGGAAASATSMAGKPSVFEVDPLGCPFTIKLSTRKEHEATCEYRPVRCPNNPSCPPLLTMNLEAHLKECEHIKCPHSKYGCTFIGNQDTYETHLEVCKFEGLKEFLQQTDDRFHEMQLTLAQKDQDIGFLRSMLGKLSEKLDQLEKNLELKFDMLDENQSKLSEDLMEFRRDASMLNDELSHINARLNMGILGSYDPQQIFKCKGTFVGHQGPVWCLCVYSTGDLLFSGSSDKTIKVWDTCTTYKCQKTLEGHDGIVLALCIQGNKLYSGSADCTIIVWDIQTLQKVNTIRAHDNPVCTLVSSHNMLFSGSLKAIKVWDIVGTELKLKKELTGLNHWVRALVASQNHLYSGSYQTIKIWDIRSLECVHVLQTSGGSVYSIAVTNHHIVCGTYENLIHVWDIETKEQVRTLTGHVGTVYALAVISTPDQTKVFSASYDRSLRVWSMDNMICTQTLLRHQGSVTALAVSRGRLFSGAVDSTVKVWTC; from the exons ATGAGCAGCAGTAAAACACCTCGCTACAACCAGTACTCCGGAGGCGGAGCGGCGTCCGCCACCTCCTCGACCATCCCCAGCGGCCCCCCCACACCCCCAGCAGACTCAGGCAGTGGG GGCAGGATGGAAGCTGCGTTCGGCCCAACCTTCTCAGCCGTGGTGACTGGAGCTAAAG CTGAGGGAGCCGGTACCTACAAACAGCACAGAAGAACGCCCTCCTCCTCCAGCACGCTCACCTACTCCCctcgtgatgacgatgatgggatG CCTCCCATCGGCACTCCGCGGAGGTCCGACTCGGCCATCTCAATCCGGTCTCTCCATTCTGAGTCCAACATGTCTCTGCGCTCCACCTTCTCCCTCCACGAGGAAGAGGAGGACATG GAGCCCCAGGTGTTTGCTGAGCAGCCTTCAGTCAAACTCTGCTGCCAGCTGTGCTGCAACGTCTTCAAGGACCCCGTCATCACCACGTGCGGG CACACCTTCTGCAGACGCTGTGCCTTGACTTCAG ACAAGTGCCCTGTGGATGCTGCCAAGCTGACCGTCGTGGTGAACAACATCGCCGTCGCCGAGCAGATCGGAGAGCTGTTCATTCACTGTAAATATGGCTGCAGAGCTACGAGCAGCGGCACGGGTGGAGCTGCGGCGTCGGCGACCTCCATGGCGGGGAAACCCAGCGTGTTCGAGGTGGACCCGCTGGGCTGCCCCTTCACCATCAAGCTGTCCACACGCAA AGAACACGAGGCCACGTGTGAGTACAGACCGGTCCGGTGCCCCAACAACCCCTCCTGCCCCCCCCTGCTCACCATGAACCTGGAGGCTCACCTCAAGGAATGTGAGCACATCAAATGTCCTCACTCCAAATACGG CTGCACCTTCATAGGGAACCAGGACACGTACGAAACCCACCTGGAGGTTTGCAAGTTTGAGGGCCTGAAGGAGTTTCTGCAGCAGACGGATGACAG GTTCCACGAGATGCAGCTGACTCTGGCGCAGAAGGACCAGGATATCGGTTTTCTGCGCTCCATGTTGGGAAAACTCTCGGAGAAGTTGGACCAGCTGGAGAAAAACCTGGAGCTGAAATTTG ACATGCTGGATGAGAACCAGAGTAAACTCAGCGAGGACCTGATGGAGTTTCGGAGAGATGCCTCCATGCTTAAC GACGAGCTGTCTCACATCAACGCCAGACTCAACATGGGGATCCTGGGCT CCTACGACCCACAGCAGATCTTCAAGTGTAAGGGAACGTTTGTGGGACACCAAGGTCCTGTCTGGTGTCTCTGCGTCTACTCCACTGGAGACCTGCTCTTCTCCGGGTCGTCAGACAAGACCATTAAG gtgtgggaCACCTGCACCACCTACAAGTGTCAGAAGACCTTGGAGGGTCACGATGGCATCGTGCTGGCTCTGTGTATCCAGGG CAACAAGCTGTACAGTGGCTCTGCAGATTGCACGATCATT GTGTGGGACATCCAGACTCTGCAGAAGGTCAACACCATCCGTGCTCACGATAACCCAGTATGCACACTGGTCTCCTCCCACAACATGCTGTTCAGCGGCTCCCTCAAGGCCATCAAG gtgtgggaCATTGTTGGGACAGAGCTGAAGCTGAAGAAAGAGCTCACTGGTCTGAACCACTGGGTCAGAGCGCTGGTAGCCTCCCAGAACCACCTGTACAGCGGCTCCTATCAGACCATCAAG ATTTGGGACATCCGCTCCCTGGAGTGTGTCCATGTCCTCCAGACCAGCGGGGGCAGCGTCTACTCCATCGCCGTCACCAACCACCACATCGTCTGTGGCACCTATGAAAACCTGATTCAT GTGTGGGACATTGAGACTAAAGAACAAGTGCGAACCCTAACGGGTCATGTGGGGACAGTCTATGCTCTGGCTGTCATCTCTACCCCAGACCAAACTAAAGTGTTCAGCGCCTCCTACGACCGCTCCCTCAGG GTGTGGAGCATGGACAACATGATCTGTACCCAGACTCTGCTGAGGCACCAGGGCAGTGTAACGGCGCTGGCGGTCTCCAGGGGGCGCCTGTTCTCCGGAGCTGTGGACAGCACCGTGAAG gtgtgGACATGCTAA
- the traf7 gene encoding E3 ubiquitin-protein ligase TRAF7 isoform X1, which yields MSSSKTPRYNQYSGGGAASATSSTIPSGPPTPPADSGSGGRMEAAFGPTFSAVVTGAKGDKAEGAGTYKQHRRTPSSSSTLTYSPRDDDDGMPPIGTPRRSDSAISIRSLHSESNMSLRSTFSLHEEEEDMEPQVFAEQPSVKLCCQLCCNVFKDPVITTCGHTFCRRCALTSDKCPVDAAKLTVVVNNIAVAEQIGELFIHCKYGCRATSSGTGGAAASATSMAGKPSVFEVDPLGCPFTIKLSTRKEHEATCEYRPVRCPNNPSCPPLLTMNLEAHLKECEHIKCPHSKYGCTFIGNQDTYETHLEVCKFEGLKEFLQQTDDRFHEMQLTLAQKDQDIGFLRSMLGKLSEKLDQLEKNLELKFDMLDENQSKLSEDLMEFRRDASMLNDELSHINARLNMGILGSYDPQQIFKCKGTFVGHQGPVWCLCVYSTGDLLFSGSSDKTIKVWDTCTTYKCQKTLEGHDGIVLALCIQGNKLYSGSADCTIIVWDIQTLQKVNTIRAHDNPVCTLVSSHNMLFSGSLKAIKVWDIVGTELKLKKELTGLNHWVRALVASQNHLYSGSYQTIKIWDIRSLECVHVLQTSGGSVYSIAVTNHHIVCGTYENLIHVWDIETKEQVRTLTGHVGTVYALAVISTPDQTKVFSASYDRSLRVWSMDNMICTQTLLRHQGSVTALAVSRGRLFSGAVDSTVKVWTC from the exons ATGAGCAGCAGTAAAACACCTCGCTACAACCAGTACTCCGGAGGCGGAGCGGCGTCCGCCACCTCCTCGACCATCCCCAGCGGCCCCCCCACACCCCCAGCAGACTCAGGCAGTGGG GGCAGGATGGAAGCTGCGTTCGGCCCAACCTTCTCAGCCGTGGTGACTGGAGCTAAAGGTGACAAAG CTGAGGGAGCCGGTACCTACAAACAGCACAGAAGAACGCCCTCCTCCTCCAGCACGCTCACCTACTCCCctcgtgatgacgatgatgggatG CCTCCCATCGGCACTCCGCGGAGGTCCGACTCGGCCATCTCAATCCGGTCTCTCCATTCTGAGTCCAACATGTCTCTGCGCTCCACCTTCTCCCTCCACGAGGAAGAGGAGGACATG GAGCCCCAGGTGTTTGCTGAGCAGCCTTCAGTCAAACTCTGCTGCCAGCTGTGCTGCAACGTCTTCAAGGACCCCGTCATCACCACGTGCGGG CACACCTTCTGCAGACGCTGTGCCTTGACTTCAG ACAAGTGCCCTGTGGATGCTGCCAAGCTGACCGTCGTGGTGAACAACATCGCCGTCGCCGAGCAGATCGGAGAGCTGTTCATTCACTGTAAATATGGCTGCAGAGCTACGAGCAGCGGCACGGGTGGAGCTGCGGCGTCGGCGACCTCCATGGCGGGGAAACCCAGCGTGTTCGAGGTGGACCCGCTGGGCTGCCCCTTCACCATCAAGCTGTCCACACGCAA AGAACACGAGGCCACGTGTGAGTACAGACCGGTCCGGTGCCCCAACAACCCCTCCTGCCCCCCCCTGCTCACCATGAACCTGGAGGCTCACCTCAAGGAATGTGAGCACATCAAATGTCCTCACTCCAAATACGG CTGCACCTTCATAGGGAACCAGGACACGTACGAAACCCACCTGGAGGTTTGCAAGTTTGAGGGCCTGAAGGAGTTTCTGCAGCAGACGGATGACAG GTTCCACGAGATGCAGCTGACTCTGGCGCAGAAGGACCAGGATATCGGTTTTCTGCGCTCCATGTTGGGAAAACTCTCGGAGAAGTTGGACCAGCTGGAGAAAAACCTGGAGCTGAAATTTG ACATGCTGGATGAGAACCAGAGTAAACTCAGCGAGGACCTGATGGAGTTTCGGAGAGATGCCTCCATGCTTAAC GACGAGCTGTCTCACATCAACGCCAGACTCAACATGGGGATCCTGGGCT CCTACGACCCACAGCAGATCTTCAAGTGTAAGGGAACGTTTGTGGGACACCAAGGTCCTGTCTGGTGTCTCTGCGTCTACTCCACTGGAGACCTGCTCTTCTCCGGGTCGTCAGACAAGACCATTAAG gtgtgggaCACCTGCACCACCTACAAGTGTCAGAAGACCTTGGAGGGTCACGATGGCATCGTGCTGGCTCTGTGTATCCAGGG CAACAAGCTGTACAGTGGCTCTGCAGATTGCACGATCATT GTGTGGGACATCCAGACTCTGCAGAAGGTCAACACCATCCGTGCTCACGATAACCCAGTATGCACACTGGTCTCCTCCCACAACATGCTGTTCAGCGGCTCCCTCAAGGCCATCAAG gtgtgggaCATTGTTGGGACAGAGCTGAAGCTGAAGAAAGAGCTCACTGGTCTGAACCACTGGGTCAGAGCGCTGGTAGCCTCCCAGAACCACCTGTACAGCGGCTCCTATCAGACCATCAAG ATTTGGGACATCCGCTCCCTGGAGTGTGTCCATGTCCTCCAGACCAGCGGGGGCAGCGTCTACTCCATCGCCGTCACCAACCACCACATCGTCTGTGGCACCTATGAAAACCTGATTCAT GTGTGGGACATTGAGACTAAAGAACAAGTGCGAACCCTAACGGGTCATGTGGGGACAGTCTATGCTCTGGCTGTCATCTCTACCCCAGACCAAACTAAAGTGTTCAGCGCCTCCTACGACCGCTCCCTCAGG GTGTGGAGCATGGACAACATGATCTGTACCCAGACTCTGCTGAGGCACCAGGGCAGTGTAACGGCGCTGGCGGTCTCCAGGGGGCGCCTGTTCTCCGGAGCTGTGGACAGCACCGTGAAG gtgtgGACATGCTAA
- the traf7 gene encoding E3 ubiquitin-protein ligase TRAF7 isoform X4: MEAAFGPTFSAVVTGAKAEGAGTYKQHRRTPSSSSTLTYSPRDDDDGMPPIGTPRRSDSAISIRSLHSESNMSLRSTFSLHEEEEDMEPQVFAEQPSVKLCCQLCCNVFKDPVITTCGHTFCRRCALTSDKCPVDAAKLTVVVNNIAVAEQIGELFIHCKYGCRATSSGTGGAAASATSMAGKPSVFEVDPLGCPFTIKLSTRKEHEATCEYRPVRCPNNPSCPPLLTMNLEAHLKECEHIKCPHSKYGCTFIGNQDTYETHLEVCKFEGLKEFLQQTDDRFHEMQLTLAQKDQDIGFLRSMLGKLSEKLDQLEKNLELKFDMLDENQSKLSEDLMEFRRDASMLNDELSHINARLNMGILGSYDPQQIFKCKGTFVGHQGPVWCLCVYSTGDLLFSGSSDKTIKVWDTCTTYKCQKTLEGHDGIVLALCIQGNKLYSGSADCTIIVWDIQTLQKVNTIRAHDNPVCTLVSSHNMLFSGSLKAIKVWDIVGTELKLKKELTGLNHWVRALVASQNHLYSGSYQTIKIWDIRSLECVHVLQTSGGSVYSIAVTNHHIVCGTYENLIHVWDIETKEQVRTLTGHVGTVYALAVISTPDQTKVFSASYDRSLRVWSMDNMICTQTLLRHQGSVTALAVSRGRLFSGAVDSTVKVWTC; encoded by the exons ATGGAAGCTGCGTTCGGCCCAACCTTCTCAGCCGTGGTGACTGGAGCTAAAG CTGAGGGAGCCGGTACCTACAAACAGCACAGAAGAACGCCCTCCTCCTCCAGCACGCTCACCTACTCCCctcgtgatgacgatgatgggatG CCTCCCATCGGCACTCCGCGGAGGTCCGACTCGGCCATCTCAATCCGGTCTCTCCATTCTGAGTCCAACATGTCTCTGCGCTCCACCTTCTCCCTCCACGAGGAAGAGGAGGACATG GAGCCCCAGGTGTTTGCTGAGCAGCCTTCAGTCAAACTCTGCTGCCAGCTGTGCTGCAACGTCTTCAAGGACCCCGTCATCACCACGTGCGGG CACACCTTCTGCAGACGCTGTGCCTTGACTTCAG ACAAGTGCCCTGTGGATGCTGCCAAGCTGACCGTCGTGGTGAACAACATCGCCGTCGCCGAGCAGATCGGAGAGCTGTTCATTCACTGTAAATATGGCTGCAGAGCTACGAGCAGCGGCACGGGTGGAGCTGCGGCGTCGGCGACCTCCATGGCGGGGAAACCCAGCGTGTTCGAGGTGGACCCGCTGGGCTGCCCCTTCACCATCAAGCTGTCCACACGCAA AGAACACGAGGCCACGTGTGAGTACAGACCGGTCCGGTGCCCCAACAACCCCTCCTGCCCCCCCCTGCTCACCATGAACCTGGAGGCTCACCTCAAGGAATGTGAGCACATCAAATGTCCTCACTCCAAATACGG CTGCACCTTCATAGGGAACCAGGACACGTACGAAACCCACCTGGAGGTTTGCAAGTTTGAGGGCCTGAAGGAGTTTCTGCAGCAGACGGATGACAG GTTCCACGAGATGCAGCTGACTCTGGCGCAGAAGGACCAGGATATCGGTTTTCTGCGCTCCATGTTGGGAAAACTCTCGGAGAAGTTGGACCAGCTGGAGAAAAACCTGGAGCTGAAATTTG ACATGCTGGATGAGAACCAGAGTAAACTCAGCGAGGACCTGATGGAGTTTCGGAGAGATGCCTCCATGCTTAAC GACGAGCTGTCTCACATCAACGCCAGACTCAACATGGGGATCCTGGGCT CCTACGACCCACAGCAGATCTTCAAGTGTAAGGGAACGTTTGTGGGACACCAAGGTCCTGTCTGGTGTCTCTGCGTCTACTCCACTGGAGACCTGCTCTTCTCCGGGTCGTCAGACAAGACCATTAAG gtgtgggaCACCTGCACCACCTACAAGTGTCAGAAGACCTTGGAGGGTCACGATGGCATCGTGCTGGCTCTGTGTATCCAGGG CAACAAGCTGTACAGTGGCTCTGCAGATTGCACGATCATT GTGTGGGACATCCAGACTCTGCAGAAGGTCAACACCATCCGTGCTCACGATAACCCAGTATGCACACTGGTCTCCTCCCACAACATGCTGTTCAGCGGCTCCCTCAAGGCCATCAAG gtgtgggaCATTGTTGGGACAGAGCTGAAGCTGAAGAAAGAGCTCACTGGTCTGAACCACTGGGTCAGAGCGCTGGTAGCCTCCCAGAACCACCTGTACAGCGGCTCCTATCAGACCATCAAG ATTTGGGACATCCGCTCCCTGGAGTGTGTCCATGTCCTCCAGACCAGCGGGGGCAGCGTCTACTCCATCGCCGTCACCAACCACCACATCGTCTGTGGCACCTATGAAAACCTGATTCAT GTGTGGGACATTGAGACTAAAGAACAAGTGCGAACCCTAACGGGTCATGTGGGGACAGTCTATGCTCTGGCTGTCATCTCTACCCCAGACCAAACTAAAGTGTTCAGCGCCTCCTACGACCGCTCCCTCAGG GTGTGGAGCATGGACAACATGATCTGTACCCAGACTCTGCTGAGGCACCAGGGCAGTGTAACGGCGCTGGCGGTCTCCAGGGGGCGCCTGTTCTCCGGAGCTGTGGACAGCACCGTGAAG gtgtgGACATGCTAA
- the traf7 gene encoding E3 ubiquitin-protein ligase TRAF7 isoform X3: MEAAFGPTFSAVVTGAKGDKAEGAGTYKQHRRTPSSSSTLTYSPRDDDDGMPPIGTPRRSDSAISIRSLHSESNMSLRSTFSLHEEEEDMEPQVFAEQPSVKLCCQLCCNVFKDPVITTCGHTFCRRCALTSDKCPVDAAKLTVVVNNIAVAEQIGELFIHCKYGCRATSSGTGGAAASATSMAGKPSVFEVDPLGCPFTIKLSTRKEHEATCEYRPVRCPNNPSCPPLLTMNLEAHLKECEHIKCPHSKYGCTFIGNQDTYETHLEVCKFEGLKEFLQQTDDRFHEMQLTLAQKDQDIGFLRSMLGKLSEKLDQLEKNLELKFDMLDENQSKLSEDLMEFRRDASMLNDELSHINARLNMGILGSYDPQQIFKCKGTFVGHQGPVWCLCVYSTGDLLFSGSSDKTIKVWDTCTTYKCQKTLEGHDGIVLALCIQGNKLYSGSADCTIIVWDIQTLQKVNTIRAHDNPVCTLVSSHNMLFSGSLKAIKVWDIVGTELKLKKELTGLNHWVRALVASQNHLYSGSYQTIKIWDIRSLECVHVLQTSGGSVYSIAVTNHHIVCGTYENLIHVWDIETKEQVRTLTGHVGTVYALAVISTPDQTKVFSASYDRSLRVWSMDNMICTQTLLRHQGSVTALAVSRGRLFSGAVDSTVKVWTC, encoded by the exons ATGGAAGCTGCGTTCGGCCCAACCTTCTCAGCCGTGGTGACTGGAGCTAAAGGTGACAAAG CTGAGGGAGCCGGTACCTACAAACAGCACAGAAGAACGCCCTCCTCCTCCAGCACGCTCACCTACTCCCctcgtgatgacgatgatgggatG CCTCCCATCGGCACTCCGCGGAGGTCCGACTCGGCCATCTCAATCCGGTCTCTCCATTCTGAGTCCAACATGTCTCTGCGCTCCACCTTCTCCCTCCACGAGGAAGAGGAGGACATG GAGCCCCAGGTGTTTGCTGAGCAGCCTTCAGTCAAACTCTGCTGCCAGCTGTGCTGCAACGTCTTCAAGGACCCCGTCATCACCACGTGCGGG CACACCTTCTGCAGACGCTGTGCCTTGACTTCAG ACAAGTGCCCTGTGGATGCTGCCAAGCTGACCGTCGTGGTGAACAACATCGCCGTCGCCGAGCAGATCGGAGAGCTGTTCATTCACTGTAAATATGGCTGCAGAGCTACGAGCAGCGGCACGGGTGGAGCTGCGGCGTCGGCGACCTCCATGGCGGGGAAACCCAGCGTGTTCGAGGTGGACCCGCTGGGCTGCCCCTTCACCATCAAGCTGTCCACACGCAA AGAACACGAGGCCACGTGTGAGTACAGACCGGTCCGGTGCCCCAACAACCCCTCCTGCCCCCCCCTGCTCACCATGAACCTGGAGGCTCACCTCAAGGAATGTGAGCACATCAAATGTCCTCACTCCAAATACGG CTGCACCTTCATAGGGAACCAGGACACGTACGAAACCCACCTGGAGGTTTGCAAGTTTGAGGGCCTGAAGGAGTTTCTGCAGCAGACGGATGACAG GTTCCACGAGATGCAGCTGACTCTGGCGCAGAAGGACCAGGATATCGGTTTTCTGCGCTCCATGTTGGGAAAACTCTCGGAGAAGTTGGACCAGCTGGAGAAAAACCTGGAGCTGAAATTTG ACATGCTGGATGAGAACCAGAGTAAACTCAGCGAGGACCTGATGGAGTTTCGGAGAGATGCCTCCATGCTTAAC GACGAGCTGTCTCACATCAACGCCAGACTCAACATGGGGATCCTGGGCT CCTACGACCCACAGCAGATCTTCAAGTGTAAGGGAACGTTTGTGGGACACCAAGGTCCTGTCTGGTGTCTCTGCGTCTACTCCACTGGAGACCTGCTCTTCTCCGGGTCGTCAGACAAGACCATTAAG gtgtgggaCACCTGCACCACCTACAAGTGTCAGAAGACCTTGGAGGGTCACGATGGCATCGTGCTGGCTCTGTGTATCCAGGG CAACAAGCTGTACAGTGGCTCTGCAGATTGCACGATCATT GTGTGGGACATCCAGACTCTGCAGAAGGTCAACACCATCCGTGCTCACGATAACCCAGTATGCACACTGGTCTCCTCCCACAACATGCTGTTCAGCGGCTCCCTCAAGGCCATCAAG gtgtgggaCATTGTTGGGACAGAGCTGAAGCTGAAGAAAGAGCTCACTGGTCTGAACCACTGGGTCAGAGCGCTGGTAGCCTCCCAGAACCACCTGTACAGCGGCTCCTATCAGACCATCAAG ATTTGGGACATCCGCTCCCTGGAGTGTGTCCATGTCCTCCAGACCAGCGGGGGCAGCGTCTACTCCATCGCCGTCACCAACCACCACATCGTCTGTGGCACCTATGAAAACCTGATTCAT GTGTGGGACATTGAGACTAAAGAACAAGTGCGAACCCTAACGGGTCATGTGGGGACAGTCTATGCTCTGGCTGTCATCTCTACCCCAGACCAAACTAAAGTGTTCAGCGCCTCCTACGACCGCTCCCTCAGG GTGTGGAGCATGGACAACATGATCTGTACCCAGACTCTGCTGAGGCACCAGGGCAGTGTAACGGCGCTGGCGGTCTCCAGGGGGCGCCTGTTCTCCGGAGCTGTGGACAGCACCGTGAAG gtgtgGACATGCTAA